In the genome of Terribacillus sp. FSL K6-0262, one region contains:
- a CDS encoding iron ABC transporter permease, producing the protein MLISVLYGVKDMPVTTIWDAIFHYDAQNVDHAILLTARLPRALAALLVGAFLAIAGAIMQGITRNYLASPSIMGVNDGSALVITMCMVLVPGLSDHMMILYSMAGSALGAGIVFGFASLLKNGMAPVQLAIIGTVIGTFLSGLAAAFASYYQVSQHVSIWYNARMDGVDVHMLKLAVPIGLVGLVLGMSVSKSVTVMALGEEVAAGLGQKTVYIRLISMLSVVCLTGTAVALVGKIAFVGLVVPHITRFLIGVDYRLLIPCSAVIGGIFLCLSDVVSRFINAPFETPIGVVTAFIGVPFFLCLIWRKGGKQYAA; encoded by the coding sequence ATGTTGATTTCTGTATTGTATGGAGTTAAGGATATGCCAGTCACTACGATTTGGGACGCAATTTTCCATTATGATGCGCAAAATGTGGACCATGCCATCCTTTTGACTGCCAGATTGCCAAGGGCGCTGGCAGCGTTGCTGGTCGGTGCATTCCTGGCCATAGCCGGGGCAATTATGCAGGGAATCACGAGGAATTATCTTGCCTCTCCATCCATTATGGGTGTCAATGATGGATCGGCATTGGTGATTACTATGTGCATGGTATTGGTTCCCGGTTTATCCGATCATATGATGATTCTATATTCCATGGCAGGATCGGCACTCGGCGCCGGCATCGTATTTGGTTTTGCATCGCTGCTGAAAAACGGAATGGCACCCGTCCAGCTGGCGATAATCGGGACAGTTATCGGCACCTTCTTGAGCGGCTTGGCTGCAGCATTTGCATCCTACTACCAGGTGTCACAGCATGTCAGCATTTGGTATAACGCAAGAATGGATGGTGTGGATGTCCATATGCTCAAGTTGGCTGTACCGATTGGTCTGGTTGGTTTGGTTTTGGGCATGTCCGTTTCCAAGTCGGTCACAGTCATGGCATTGGGAGAAGAGGTTGCAGCCGGATTGGGCCAGAAGACAGTTTATATCAGACTGATCAGTATGCTCAGTGTTGTCTGCCTGACTGGTACGGCTGTCGCCCTTGTTGGAAAAATCGCCTTTGTCGGGCTGGTTGTACCCCATATCACGCGCTTTTTGATCGGCGTCGATTATCGGCTGCTCATTCCATGCTCTGCGGTCATCGGCGGGATATTTCTTTGCTTGTCGGATGTGGTCAGCCGCTTTATCAATGCGCCGTTCGAGACGCCGATTGGTGTCGTGACTGCCTTTATCGGCGTTCCGTTCTTCCTCTGTCTCATCTGGAGAAAGGGAGGGAAACAATATGCAGCTTAG
- a CDS encoding glutamate-5-semialdehyde dehydrogenase yields MEHIREAVTVEEQAIAAKAGAKKLALLTTAEKNEALLAVAEYLEKEYEAILAANEEDMKAGEEKGFDAAFLDRLKLTRGRIEDFANGLKEVVELKDPTGQVVSEWTLENGLHVSRITVPLGVIGMIYEARPNVTADATGLALKSGNAIVLKGGSSAIHTNTAIVEVIKKALQDTKVPAEAVQLIQSTDRKETAKLFTMKEHIDVLIPRGGASLIQAVVDSATVPVLETGVGNCHMYIDKTAKVDMAIRTFLNAKTDRPAVCNALETLIIHREWLDANKDALVQALRDHGIQAHGDETAVQQLPGCTPAAEEDWANEYLSLDVAVRVVDSVEEAIDHIDRYGTKHSEAIISEDDEAVGKFMKAVDAAALYHNASTRFTDGHALGFGAEIGISTQKLHARGPMGLPALTTYKYMMKGQGQTR; encoded by the coding sequence GTGGAGCATATAAGAGAGGCAGTAACAGTCGAGGAGCAAGCCATTGCAGCAAAAGCAGGAGCTAAAAAGCTCGCACTTTTGACAACGGCAGAAAAAAATGAAGCACTGCTTGCAGTGGCAGAGTATTTGGAGAAAGAATATGAAGCGATACTTGCGGCGAATGAGGAGGATATGAAGGCTGGGGAAGAAAAAGGCTTCGATGCAGCATTCCTGGACCGTTTAAAGTTGACTCGCGGACGCATCGAGGACTTTGCGAATGGCCTGAAGGAAGTTGTTGAGCTGAAGGATCCGACAGGACAGGTAGTCAGTGAATGGACATTGGAAAACGGATTGCATGTCAGCCGTATCACCGTTCCGCTTGGAGTCATCGGCATGATCTATGAAGCTCGTCCAAATGTAACGGCAGATGCCACGGGTCTTGCCCTTAAGTCGGGTAATGCAATCGTCTTGAAGGGCGGATCATCAGCCATTCATACGAATACAGCAATCGTGGAGGTCATCAAGAAAGCACTGCAGGATACGAAAGTACCTGCCGAGGCGGTCCAGCTCATCCAATCGACTGATCGGAAAGAGACGGCGAAGCTCTTTACGATGAAGGAGCATATCGATGTACTGATCCCTCGCGGCGGGGCCTCACTCATCCAAGCCGTTGTTGATTCTGCGACAGTACCAGTGCTTGAAACAGGTGTGGGCAATTGCCATATGTATATCGATAAAACTGCTAAGGTTGATATGGCAATCCGGACATTCTTGAATGCCAAGACCGATCGTCCGGCTGTTTGCAATGCGTTGGAGACATTGATCATCCATCGCGAATGGCTGGATGCAAATAAAGATGCATTAGTGCAGGCATTGCGCGACCATGGCATACAGGCACATGGGGATGAGACAGCTGTGCAGCAGCTGCCTGGCTGCACCCCTGCAGCAGAAGAGGATTGGGCGAATGAATACCTTAGTCTGGATGTAGCAGTACGCGTCGTCGATTCAGTGGAAGAAGCCATCGACCATATCGACCGCTATGGGACAAAGCACTCGGAGGCAATCATTTCCGAAGATGATGAAGCAGTCGGCAAATTCATGAAGGCAGTCGATGCAGCAGCACTTTATCATAATGCATCAACGCGGTTCACAGATGGTCATGCTCTTGGATTCGGAGCGGAAATCGGTATCTCCACCCAGAAACTTCATGCACGCGGACCGATGGGGCTGCCGGCACTGACCACTTATAAATACATGATGAAAGGCCAAGGCCAAACGAGATAA
- a CDS encoding iron-hydroxamate ABC transporter substrate-binding protein, translating into MKWKTISGIGLAAAMSFSLAACGNGEDTASGEASESKEQQITYLDKEYTLPAETDTIVAASLESMEDAAVLGVKPAGALSVGGETPAYLEEDLSGVELIGEKMQPNYETILSLGPDVILGSSKFPEDVSKSLNDIAATIPYSHISENWEANLELMGSLTGKEEEADQIIADYKEDAESAKAELGEKLQDKQVLVVRIRAGSLYVYPRNVYLNPVLYDDLGLSVPEVVKEAKAQAEISLEKLAEVNPDYLFLQFEATENPENASALDDLQANEIFKSINAAKEDHVFVNSIDPLAQGGTAWSKTEFLKAATEKLAE; encoded by the coding sequence ATGAAGTGGAAAACGATATCCGGTATTGGACTTGCGGCAGCCATGAGCTTTTCCTTGGCGGCTTGCGGGAATGGGGAAGATACTGCCTCTGGTGAGGCATCCGAGAGTAAAGAACAGCAGATTACATATTTGGATAAGGAATATACGCTGCCTGCCGAGACGGATACAATCGTGGCAGCAAGTCTTGAATCAATGGAGGATGCAGCCGTCTTAGGAGTGAAACCCGCCGGAGCCCTATCTGTAGGCGGTGAAACACCAGCATATCTGGAGGAAGATTTGTCAGGTGTAGAACTGATTGGCGAGAAGATGCAGCCGAATTATGAAACGATCCTCTCCCTTGGACCAGACGTGATCCTGGGCTCCTCGAAATTTCCGGAAGATGTGAGCAAATCCTTGAATGATATTGCTGCAACGATTCCATATTCCCATATTTCTGAAAATTGGGAAGCGAACCTGGAGCTGATGGGCTCTCTGACAGGAAAAGAGGAAGAGGCAGACCAAATCATAGCAGATTATAAGGAAGACGCAGAATCGGCTAAGGCCGAATTAGGAGAGAAGCTACAAGATAAGCAAGTTCTTGTTGTACGTATCCGGGCAGGCAGCCTCTATGTTTATCCTCGGAACGTTTATCTGAATCCGGTATTATACGATGATTTAGGTTTGTCAGTACCTGAAGTGGTCAAAGAAGCAAAGGCACAGGCTGAAATATCCCTTGAAAAATTGGCCGAAGTGAATCCCGACTATCTGTTCCTCCAATTCGAAGCGACTGAAAATCCGGAGAATGCCAGTGCTTTGGATGATTTGCAAGCCAATGAAATATTTAAATCGATCAATGCAGCCAAGGAAGATCATGTATTCGTAAACTCGATTGATCCGCTTGCCCAAGGAGGAACAGCATGGAGTAAAACGGAATTCCTGAAAGCAGCAACCGAGAAGCTGGCTGAGTAA